From Verrucomicrobiota bacterium, the proteins below share one genomic window:
- a CDS encoding nuclear transport factor 2 family protein, whose product MSDKKTNGAVAMELYDAFLKGDIEAIFDLMDPEIEWELVGSEEVPHFGVYRGIDEVKRFFSIIGEINRVESFEVLSVTETEKGAYVECRERGHFEGHPKPFDLRSCQILEIADGKIARFRIYQDTSQMVDAWRS is encoded by the coding sequence ATGTCGGATAAGAAAACAAATGGTGCGGTGGCAATGGAGCTTTATGACGCTTTTCTTAAGGGCGACATCGAAGCGATTTTTGATCTCATGGATCCTGAGATTGAGTGGGAGCTGGTAGGTTCCGAGGAAGTCCCTCATTTTGGAGTTTATCGAGGCATTGACGAGGTGAAGCGCTTTTTCTCTATCATCGGAGAAATCAACCGGGTCGAGTCATTCGAGGTGCTTTCGGTAACGGAGACGGAAAAGGGCGCGTATGTAGAATGTCGCGAGCGTGGACACTTCGAAGGGCATCCCAAACCTTTTGATCTCCGATCCTGTCAAATTCTCGAGATCGCAGATGGTAAGATTGCCCGCTTTCGCATTTACCAGGACACGTCGCAGATGGTGGACGCCTGGCGGTCTTGA